Proteins encoded by one window of bacterium:
- the tig gene encoding trigger factor: protein MINDLQVTQSQLDETSVELQVTIPATEVSERYQTELVKLSKTIQLPGFRVGKVPMTMLRQRFGSALLEDIVETLVKEAYPLALTQTGVEPIAKAEVDNEVFGENQPLTFSLKIPVAPVYEAKGFDALPIWKYKVEIADCDVDVAMERLRVNYANYVPTNLAATIDSFLDCEIASLDDQGHIYKDSIRHIPDFPVANDPLGPNSTERLLGIVDGEIRVVEVVEQHDQAAHGGGEAHEHKYTYRVQVTSVKDRVLPELNEEFVAKFGPMYKTVEDLRNAMKVELEHSADQRCEEGVYRRIRSAVLEANDIPVPSAFVEVYAEQLRERLAHETGVVSDDFFEKVLRPASTVDAKWDLLLRQIGQQLQIEPTDDEMKQQLQVVAREMKIPVDEFTEQATHDGRIRIIRAEIIQRKAAKQLRDTAQIEERPIGYAEFSTLKEV from the coding sequence GTGATCAACGATTTACAAGTAACGCAATCACAACTGGATGAAACATCGGTTGAGCTGCAAGTGACCATCCCGGCGACCGAGGTCTCTGAACGATATCAAACGGAGTTGGTGAAGCTTTCGAAAACGATTCAATTGCCCGGTTTCCGGGTCGGTAAAGTCCCCATGACTATGCTTCGCCAACGGTTTGGCAGCGCATTATTGGAAGACATCGTCGAAACTTTGGTGAAAGAGGCATATCCGTTAGCTCTTACGCAAACCGGCGTCGAACCAATCGCGAAAGCGGAAGTGGATAACGAAGTGTTCGGCGAAAACCAACCGCTCACTTTCTCGCTGAAGATTCCAGTTGCACCGGTATATGAAGCAAAGGGCTTCGATGCGTTGCCTATTTGGAAGTACAAGGTCGAGATCGCCGATTGCGACGTCGATGTTGCCATGGAACGACTGCGCGTGAATTATGCGAATTATGTACCAACAAATCTCGCCGCCACCATCGATTCGTTCCTCGACTGCGAAATCGCCTCACTTGACGATCAAGGACATATTTACAAGGATTCGATTCGTCACATTCCCGATTTCCCGGTGGCAAACGATCCGCTGGGACCGAACAGCACGGAGAGATTACTCGGCATTGTCGATGGTGAAATCAGGGTTGTCGAAGTCGTTGAACAGCATGATCAAGCAGCCCACGGCGGCGGCGAAGCGCACGAACACAAGTATACATACCGAGTACAAGTAACATCGGTAAAAGATCGTGTGCTTCCCGAACTTAACGAGGAGTTTGTTGCGAAGTTCGGACCGATGTATAAGACAGTCGAAGATTTGCGGAATGCGATGAAAGTGGAGCTTGAACATTCTGCCGACCAACGGTGTGAAGAAGGAGTATACCGGCGTATCCGCAGCGCAGTTTTGGAAGCGAACGATATACCTGTACCATCGGCGTTTGTAGAAGTATATGCCGAGCAGTTACGCGAACGGTTAGCCCATGAAACAGGTGTAGTATCCGATGATTTCTTTGAAAAAGTCTTGCGACCGGCTTCGACAGTCGATGCGAAATGGGATCTGTTGTTACGGCAAATTGGTCAACAGTTGCAAATCGAACCGACTGACGATGAGATGAAGCAACAATTGCAAGTGGTAGCACGGGAAATGAAAATTCCAGTCGATGAGTTTACGGAACAAGCAACTCATGACGGTAGAATTCGCATCATCCGCGCGGAAATCATTCAACGTAAAGCAGCTAAGCAGTTGCGTGACACGGCACAGATCGAGGAGCGACCGATCGGATATGCCGAATTCAGCACCCTCAAAGAAGTCTAA
- a CDS encoding nucleoside deaminase encodes MPNYFDRGMYRALRQAEEALRSGEVPVGAVVMHGERLLGTGSNRTMMSNDPTAHAEMLAISAATQTLGEQYLEGCTLFVTLEPCPMCAGAILLARLDRVVFGANDPKMGAAGSLYNLLEEGKLPKKTTVVGGICEQECGDILRRFFQERRN; translated from the coding sequence ATGCCGAATTACTTTGACCGGGGCATGTACCGGGCATTGCGACAAGCGGAAGAAGCGCTACGCTCAGGTGAAGTGCCGGTGGGTGCGGTTGTCATGCATGGTGAGCGATTGTTGGGCACCGGCAGCAACCGAACGATGATGAGCAACGATCCTACCGCGCATGCGGAAATGTTGGCAATCTCGGCAGCAACGCAGACTTTGGGAGAACAATATCTCGAAGGGTGTACGTTGTTTGTTACGCTGGAACCGTGTCCAATGTGTGCAGGTGCTATTCTGTTGGCGCGGTTAGACCGAGTTGTGTTTGGTGCGAACGATCCAAAAATGGGGGCTGCCGGAAGTCTTTATAATCTGTTGGAGGAGGGTAAACTCCCCAAAAAAACGACAGTTGTTGGTGGCATCTGTGAGCAAGAATGTGGTGACATTTTACGGCGGTTTTTTCAGGAACGTCGTAACTAA